From Paenibacillus graminis, a single genomic window includes:
- a CDS encoding DMT family transporter produces MKNNSAWFKIAGAACLEVVWVIGLKHASVPWEWLITGLALLVSFYTIIVASRKLPVGTVYSVFVGLGTAGTVLADMLWFGEPFRWIKLVLILVLLAGVIGLKLVTGNSHTKEVS; encoded by the coding sequence ATGAAAAACAATAGCGCATGGTTCAAAATTGCAGGTGCCGCCTGCTTGGAGGTAGTGTGGGTAATCGGGCTGAAGCATGCTTCGGTTCCCTGGGAATGGCTGATTACGGGACTGGCGCTGCTGGTCAGCTTCTATACCATAATCGTAGCGAGCAGAAAACTGCCGGTAGGCACGGTGTATTCTGTATTTGTTGGATTAGGCACGGCAGGTACTGTTCTGGCAGATATGCTCTGGTTCGGTGAACCGTTCCGATGGATCAAATTAGTACTTATATTGGTGCTGCTGGCCGGAGTCATTGGATTGAAGCTTGTTACCGGAAATTCCCATACAAAGGAGGTGTCATAA
- a CDS encoding DMT family transporter: MDWLMLIAAGCCEMLGVAMLGKLQLNRNWQTLCLFLLGFGGSLLLLSQAMNTLPMGTAYAVWTGIGASGGAVLGMLLYGEERELRRIICIVMILGAAVGLKLLG, encoded by the coding sequence ATGGACTGGCTGATGCTAATTGCCGCAGGCTGTTGTGAGATGCTCGGAGTGGCTATGCTCGGAAAGCTGCAGTTGAACCGCAATTGGCAGACCCTCTGCCTGTTTCTGCTGGGTTTTGGCGGCAGTCTGCTGCTGCTGTCACAGGCGATGAACACTCTCCCGATGGGAACGGCCTATGCAGTATGGACAGGAATTGGCGCTTCCGGGGGAGCGGTGCTCGGTATGCTTCTTTATGGGGAGGAACGCGAATTACGGCGGATTATCTGCATTGTAATGATTCTCGGAGCAGCCGTCGGCCTCAAGTTATTAGGCTGA